In one window of Polynucleobacter sp. AM-7D1 DNA:
- a CDS encoding NADH-quinone oxidoreductase subunit M — translation MILSFAIWIPIFFGIIILFYGSERPTAGVRWLALFGSVLGFIATLPLIIHFDIANPGMQFVEKMSWIPRYDINYHLGIDGISVWFIVLTAFINIFVVIAAWEVIDKKVSQYMASFLILSGLMIGVFAALDALLFYVFFEATLIPMYIIIGVWGGHNRIYAAFKFFLYTLLGSLLTLIAMLYLYNVTNTFEILVWHNARLDIVEQILLFFAFFMAFAVKVPMWPLHTWLPDVHVEAPTGGSVVLAAIMLKLGAYGFLRFSLPIAPDASQYLGPFVIFLSLVAVIYVGAVALVQKDMKKLVAYSSVAHMGFVTLGFFLFSPLGIEGGIVQMISHGFVAGAMFLSIGVLYDRMHTRQIADYGGVVHRMPAFTAFAVLMAMANCGLPATSGFVGEFMVILAAVDYDFVIGILAATALILGAAYSLWMVKRVFFGAITNKHVEELKDLNAREYFMMTVLSICVIGMGVYPKPFTDIIHPSVINLLQHVAVSKL, via the coding sequence ATGATTCTTTCTTTCGCCATCTGGATCCCGATTTTTTTCGGCATCATTATTTTGTTCTACGGTTCAGAGAGACCGACGGCCGGCGTTCGCTGGTTGGCACTCTTTGGTTCCGTATTGGGCTTTATTGCAACTCTCCCGCTCATCATTCATTTTGATATTGCCAATCCTGGCATGCAATTTGTTGAAAAGATGAGCTGGATTCCTCGCTACGATATTAACTATCACCTCGGTATTGACGGTATCTCCGTTTGGTTTATCGTTTTAACTGCATTCATCAATATTTTTGTGGTGATAGCTGCCTGGGAAGTGATTGATAAGAAGGTGTCTCAGTACATGGCTTCTTTCTTAATCCTTTCTGGATTAATGATTGGCGTTTTCGCTGCTTTAGATGCTCTGTTGTTCTATGTATTCTTTGAGGCAACTTTAATTCCGATGTACATCATCATCGGTGTGTGGGGTGGTCATAACCGCATCTACGCTGCATTTAAGTTCTTCCTTTACACCTTGCTTGGCTCACTACTCACTTTGATTGCCATGCTCTATTTGTACAACGTGACAAATACCTTTGAAATCTTGGTTTGGCACAATGCTCGCCTCGATATCGTTGAGCAAATTCTCTTGTTCTTCGCCTTCTTCATGGCATTTGCTGTGAAGGTGCCAATGTGGCCTTTGCATACTTGGTTGCCAGATGTACACGTTGAGGCGCCAACAGGTGGTTCCGTAGTATTGGCGGCAATTATGTTGAAGCTGGGTGCTTATGGCTTCCTACGCTTCTCATTGCCAATTGCCCCTGATGCCAGTCAGTATCTTGGCCCATTTGTGATCTTCTTATCTTTGGTGGCTGTAATTTATGTTGGTGCAGTTGCCTTGGTTCAAAAAGATATGAAGAAGTTGGTTGCCTATTCTTCAGTAGCGCACATGGGCTTTGTGACCCTCGGCTTCTTCCTCTTTAGTCCGCTGGGTATTGAGGGCGGTATTGTGCAGATGATTTCTCATGGCTTTGTTGCTGGTGCCATGTTCCTCTCAATTGGTGTGTTGTATGACCGTATGCATACCCGCCAAATTGCAGATTACGGTGGTGTGGTTCACCGTATGCCTGCATTCACTGCATTTGCAGTCTTAATGGCAATGGCAAACTGCGGCTTGCCAGCTACCTCTGGTTTCGTGGGGGAGTTTATGGTGATTTTGGCTGCCGTAGATTACGACTTTGTAATTGGTATCTTGGCTGCAACCGCCTTGATTCTGGGCGCTGCTTATTCCTTGTGGATGGTCAAGCGCGTTTTCTTTGGTGCAATCACCAACAAGCATGTTGAGGAATTGAAAGATCTCAATGCGCGCGAGTATTTCATGATGACAGTACTGTCCATTTGTGTAATCGGAATGGGTGTTTATCCAAAGCCATTTACCGACATTATTCATCCGTCCGTGATTAATCTGCTGCAGCATGTTGCTGTCAGCAAACTCTGA
- the nuoN gene encoding NADH-quinone oxidoreductase subunit NuoN has protein sequence MQAFDLYAVLPELVLLVVACLLLVASVYVPERQPVTPGVEQDIFHTPRGVGFVYFFSIILLVYLIFAFLGRIGDVSVVAMNGLFQSDPISNLLKACSCGAVLVSLVYSKQYLSDRALFRPDFIVLALLALLGQCILISGANLLTLYLGLELMALPTYALVAMRHSSEKSVEAAIKYFILGALASGFLLYGMSMLYGVTGSLDLIEIFRTVADPRVNHLVMAFGLVFIVSGLAFKLGVVPFHMWVPDVYQGAPTAVTLMIAAAPKIAAFALLFRLLVNTLLPLMGDWQPMLVLLAVLSLVVGNITAIAQTNMKRMLAYSAIAQMGFVLLGMLSVFDDHAFGASMFYAITYVLTTLGSFGLLMMLSRKGHDCETIDDLKGLNKRHPWFAFIGLVMMFSLAGIPPTVGFAAKLGVLEALVDGGHTFLAIIAVIASLIGAFYYLRVVKVMYFDEPKEEHAEEISGSGFARGILSLNAIFVLALGIFPAGLMAVCLDAMRRTLLGS, from the coding sequence ATGCAAGCATTCGACCTATACGCCGTCCTGCCGGAACTCGTTTTACTTGTAGTCGCCTGTCTTTTGTTGGTGGCGAGTGTTTATGTACCTGAGCGTCAGCCAGTCACCCCTGGAGTAGAGCAAGATATCTTCCACACACCACGTGGCGTTGGCTTTGTTTACTTCTTCTCGATCATTTTGCTGGTGTATTTGATCTTTGCATTTTTAGGTAGGATTGGAGATGTTTCGGTCGTTGCTATGAATGGCCTGTTTCAGTCCGATCCGATATCAAATCTTCTCAAGGCATGCTCATGTGGTGCCGTGTTAGTGAGCTTGGTGTATTCAAAGCAATATCTCAGCGATCGCGCACTCTTCCGTCCTGACTTCATTGTTTTGGCTCTATTGGCTTTGTTAGGGCAGTGCATCCTAATCTCTGGCGCCAATCTATTGACTCTTTATTTGGGTCTTGAGTTAATGGCTCTGCCTACTTATGCCTTGGTAGCTATGCGTCATAGCAGTGAGAAGAGTGTAGAAGCAGCTATTAAGTATTTTATTCTTGGTGCATTGGCATCTGGTTTCTTGCTCTACGGTATGTCTATGCTTTATGGCGTAACCGGTTCACTTGATTTAATTGAAATCTTCAGAACCGTTGCTGATCCACGTGTTAATCATTTGGTGATGGCTTTTGGTTTGGTATTTATTGTTTCTGGTTTGGCTTTTAAGTTAGGCGTAGTGCCATTCCACATGTGGGTGCCCGATGTGTACCAGGGTGCTCCAACAGCGGTTACTTTGATGATTGCTGCGGCTCCAAAGATTGCTGCCTTTGCTTTGCTATTCCGTCTACTGGTGAATACTTTATTACCGTTGATGGGTGATTGGCAGCCAATGCTTGTCTTGTTGGCGGTTCTATCTTTGGTGGTGGGTAATATCACCGCTATTGCACAAACCAATATGAAGCGCATGCTGGCCTATTCAGCTATTGCTCAGATGGGTTTTGTATTGCTTGGTATGTTATCGGTATTTGATGACCATGCTTTTGGCGCATCCATGTTCTACGCGATCACTTATGTATTAACTACATTAGGCAGCTTCGGCCTCTTAATGATGTTATCGCGCAAAGGGCATGATTGCGAAACTATTGATGATCTCAAGGGTTTGAATAAACGCCATCCATGGTTTGCCTTTATTGGCCTAGTAATGATGTTCTCTTTAGCCGGTATTCCGCCGACAGTAGGTTTTGCTGCCAAGTTGGGCGTACTCGAGGCATTAGTGGACGGTGGACATACCTTCTTGGCTATCATCGCCGTGATTGCTTCATTGATTGGTGCGTTCTATTACCTCAGAGTGGTGAAGGTAATGTACTTCGATGAGCCAAAAGAGGAGCATGCTGAAGAGATTTCTGGGTCTGGCTTTGCTCGTGGAATTTTGAGTTTGAATGCGATATTCGTTTTAGCTCTTGGTATCTTCCCAGCGGGACTGATGGCTGTTTGCCTGGATGCAATGCGCCGTACTCTATTGGGTTCATAA
- a CDS encoding NUDIX domain-containing protein, translated as MSEKSFKDLPIGDAHLREERLSGEDIYGGIFLNMKRDQVSLPDGNQAVREYLTHPGAVAILAILDDGRVLMERQYRYPIAKACIEIPAGKLEIGEDRLLCAQRELEEETGYSASKWSFIRRIHPVISYSTEFIDIYLAEGLISGKSRLDDEEFLDVFAAPLEQILDWVEQGEITDVKTTIATYWLDRYRRGLVSPTPIPG; from the coding sequence ATGAGTGAAAAATCCTTTAAAGATTTACCAATTGGCGATGCCCATTTGAGAGAAGAGCGCTTATCTGGCGAGGATATTTATGGCGGTATCTTCTTGAATATGAAGCGCGACCAAGTCAGCTTGCCTGATGGCAATCAAGCAGTGCGTGAATACCTGACGCACCCTGGTGCAGTTGCAATTTTGGCTATCTTAGATGATGGTAGGGTGCTGATGGAGCGTCAATATCGCTACCCAATCGCAAAAGCTTGCATTGAAATTCCTGCAGGCAAGTTGGAGATTGGGGAAGATCGATTGTTGTGTGCTCAGCGAGAATTAGAAGAGGAGACAGGTTATTCCGCTAGCAAATGGAGTTTTATCCGTCGCATCCACCCAGTGATTTCCTATTCGACAGAATTTATTGATATCTATCTCGCTGAAGGTCTGATCTCTGGGAAAAGCCGTCTCGATGATGAAGAGTTTTTAGACGTATTTGCCGCCCCTTTAGAGCAAATATTAGATTGGGTAGAGCAGGGTGAAATTACAGATGTAAAGACAACGATTGCAACTTACTGGCTAGACCGTTATCGTCGTGGCCTAGTGAGCCCCACGCCTATTCCAGGGTAA
- a CDS encoding DUF1178 family protein: protein MKVYNLACPMDHRFEGWFASEEDCLAQQDKGMLACPICDSTEITRMPSAPHIAKSGSSKEMPASTELTVTSPGSVDASGVASTISGDVVALTGSDHSQLEAQVQAAFLKGMRELMGRSEDVGSAFAEEARKIHYKESPERSIRGQTTLDEAEALRDEGIEVMAMPMLPAFKNTLQ, encoded by the coding sequence ATGAAAGTTTATAACCTCGCTTGCCCAATGGATCATCGCTTTGAGGGATGGTTTGCCTCTGAGGAGGATTGTCTTGCCCAGCAAGACAAGGGAATGCTTGCTTGCCCTATTTGCGATAGCACCGAGATTACCCGGATGCCATCTGCCCCACATATTGCTAAATCTGGCTCCAGCAAGGAAATGCCCGCTTCAACTGAATTGACTGTTACCAGCCCTGGATCAGTAGATGCTAGCGGTGTTGCCAGCACAATTAGTGGCGATGTTGTGGCCCTGACTGGTAGCGATCATTCTCAATTAGAGGCACAGGTACAGGCAGCCTTTTTAAAGGGTATGCGTGAGTTAATGGGGCGTTCTGAGGATGTGGGTAGCGCATTTGCAGAAGAGGCTCGCAAAATTCACTATAAGGAATCTCCTGAGCGGAGTATTCGTGGTCAAACTACTCTAGATGAGGCTGAGGCTTTACGTGATGAAGGAATTGAGGTCATGGCGATGCCCATGTTGCCTGCCTTTAAAAACACGCTGCAGTAG
- a CDS encoding transporter substrate-binding domain-containing protein gives MKRFFLALFAAVLALTVVACSKSSDSKEIKVAVSPASPPMLFDDKGQIIGADMDIFQGYCQSRGCTLKVTPYDWAGMLGAVSSGQADVAFSGISITDKRKEVMDFSQPYYDNAWHLVSMKNKNIQITDLNQLKKYSIGYPRGMAYDDLIKNELEPKGYYSLSKVKLYPSYAEVITDLQNGNLDLAFIEEPVFLNYENKLKLPIQSSYVFTGFDKLGFAFAKGSKLRDDFDKYLNELGPEKLKPF, from the coding sequence ATGAAACGCTTTTTTCTGGCACTGTTTGCCGCTGTTTTAGCGCTCACTGTTGTGGCTTGCTCCAAGTCCTCTGATTCCAAAGAAATTAAAGTTGCCGTTTCCCCCGCATCTCCCCCAATGCTGTTTGATGACAAAGGGCAGATCATTGGTGCAGACATGGATATTTTCCAGGGCTACTGTCAGTCTCGAGGCTGCACTTTGAAGGTGACTCCTTATGATTGGGCTGGAATGTTGGGCGCTGTTTCTAGCGGCCAAGCAGATGTTGCCTTCTCTGGCATTTCTATTACAGACAAGCGTAAAGAGGTAATGGATTTTTCCCAGCCTTACTATGACAATGCTTGGCATCTAGTCAGCATGAAGAATAAAAATATCCAAATCACGGATTTGAATCAGCTTAAGAAATACTCCATCGGCTATCCGCGCGGCATGGCTTACGATGATCTGATTAAGAATGAGTTGGAGCCAAAAGGCTACTATTCCCTGAGTAAGGTCAAACTGTATCCATCATATGCTGAGGTGATTACCGATTTGCAAAATGGCAATCTTGATCTGGCTTTTATTGAAGAGCCCGTATTTCTTAATTATGAGAACAAGCTGAAGCTACCAATTCAGAGTAGCTATGTGTTTACAGGCTTTGATAAGTTGGGCTTTGCTTTTGCTAAAGGCTCTAAATTGCGTGATGACTTTGATAAATACCTCAATGAACTTGGCCCAGAAAAATTAAAGCCATTCTAG
- a CDS encoding amino acid ABC transporter permease — protein MTFLDILTQLAQGISYTVLVTLVCSATGLVVGLFLASLRRMDIPWLIPLIDSYTYVFRGVPVLVLLFMVYFGLPGIGFKVPPLMAMALSLGLVASAYLAEVFRGAYNSVDPAEVTAAQAMGMTRIQVLRFIEIPQMLRFSIPGMVNEFTSVLKYSPFAYTVGIPEITKQAMTLTSTTLRGIEVYLAVGILYFVIYRICLLGVQLLAKRYQIPGMSPA, from the coding sequence GTGACTTTTCTGGATATTCTTACCCAGTTAGCTCAGGGCATTTCTTATACGGTACTTGTAACACTCGTTTGCTCTGCAACCGGTTTAGTAGTGGGCTTATTTCTAGCAAGCTTGCGTCGTATGGATATTCCTTGGCTCATTCCGCTGATTGACAGTTATACCTATGTATTTAGGGGTGTGCCAGTTTTGGTTTTACTATTTATGGTGTACTTTGGCTTGCCGGGGATTGGTTTTAAAGTCCCACCCTTGATGGCTATGGCGCTGAGTTTGGGTCTAGTGGCATCTGCCTATTTGGCTGAGGTATTTCGGGGTGCATATAACTCAGTCGATCCCGCCGAAGTAACTGCAGCGCAGGCAATGGGGATGACGCGTATTCAGGTCCTCAGATTTATCGAGATACCGCAGATGTTGCGATTCTCGATTCCAGGCATGGTCAATGAGTTCACTTCAGTTTTAAAGTATTCGCCATTTGCTTACACCGTTGGGATCCCGGAGATTACCAAGCAAGCTATGACATTGACCTCGACAACGCTGCGGGGTATTGAAGTCTATCTAGCGGTGGGCATCCTCTATTTTGTGATTTATAGAATTTGCTTGCTCGGCGTTCAGTTGCTGGCTAAACGCTATCAAATTCCGGGGATGAGTCCAGCATGA
- a CDS encoding amino acid ABC transporter ATP-binding protein: MALIQVRDLVKEFGGQTVLSKINLDLNEGEVRVLMGASGSGKSTLLRCLNRLVEPTSGSIVFRGNEVLGPDVDVRELRKQIGFVFQQFALYSHLTVLDNVSLGLRKLHGMGKVEAKEKALFELSHFEMTPHQDKYPSQLSGGQKQRVAIARALAMDPAVLVLDEPTSALDPVMSRDVADLINRLHGEGITMICVTHDLNLARNIADTVMFLDRGVIRADDRIDTLSKHADPEIKAFFGAEEQR; encoded by the coding sequence GTGGCGTTAATTCAAGTGCGGGATTTGGTTAAGGAGTTTGGCGGACAAACAGTCCTGTCCAAGATCAATCTTGATCTCAATGAGGGGGAGGTCCGCGTTTTGATGGGCGCCTCTGGTTCTGGTAAGTCTACTTTATTGCGCTGCCTCAATCGCTTGGTTGAACCCACTTCAGGATCGATCGTATTTAGGGGAAACGAGGTATTAGGGCCAGATGTTGATGTGCGAGAGTTGCGCAAGCAAATTGGTTTCGTATTTCAGCAGTTCGCTCTGTATAGTCATTTGACCGTTTTAGATAATGTCTCATTGGGTCTGCGCAAGCTGCATGGCATGGGCAAAGTAGAGGCAAAAGAAAAGGCTTTATTTGAGTTATCTCATTTTGAGATGACGCCACATCAAGACAAATACCCCTCGCAGCTTTCTGGTGGACAGAAGCAGCGAGTCGCCATTGCAAGGGCGCTTGCTATGGATCCGGCAGTCTTAGTCCTTGATGAGCCTACTTCTGCATTGGATCCTGTGATGTCTAGAGATGTCGCCGATCTGATTAATCGCTTGCATGGCGAGGGCATCACTATGATTTGCGTTACACATGACCTCAACTTAGCGCGCAATATAGCGGATACAGTGATGTTCTTAGACCGTGGTGTTATTCGTGCTGATGATCGGATTGATACTTTGAGCAAGCACGCTGATCCAGAAATCAAAGCCTTTTTTGGTGCAGAGGAACAGCGTTGA
- a CDS encoding amino acid ABC transporter permease, giving the protein MGGWPSFIRDLTEQMPLILTGLVKTLQLAGLISVSGLLLGIVVFYLTLSKNQYVRSAINSYISFFIGMPLIVLLFLMYYGLPQWGVRLSPFTVAFIGFTFNVAAYNAAYLKTAFNGLDKTQLEAASAQGFSPLQIFKFITLPQVIRFSIPALTNQVIANLKDSSVAFLIQYTEFFARIQELAATNFQFFKAYLLAALVYLALVSVIVLFARAIERRYFIPT; this is encoded by the coding sequence ATGGGAGGATGGCCATCCTTTATCCGTGATCTCACGGAGCAGATGCCCTTAATTCTGACTGGGCTGGTGAAGACTTTGCAATTAGCCGGCTTGATTAGTGTTTCAGGTTTGCTTTTGGGCATTGTGGTGTTTTATCTCACCCTCAGCAAGAATCAGTATGTTCGTAGCGCCATCAATTCTTATATCTCCTTCTTTATCGGAATGCCCTTAATCGTTTTGCTGTTCTTAATGTATTACGGCTTACCGCAATGGGGTGTTCGACTTTCTCCATTTACAGTGGCTTTTATTGGTTTTACCTTCAATGTGGCTGCCTACAATGCAGCGTATTTAAAGACTGCCTTTAATGGTTTAGACAAGACTCAACTTGAGGCAGCAAGTGCACAGGGCTTTAGCCCTCTGCAAATTTTTAAGTTCATTACTTTGCCGCAGGTCATTCGCTTTTCTATTCCAGCCCTCACTAATCAAGTGATTGCGAATCTAAAAGATAGTTCGGTTGCATTCTTGATTCAGTACACCGAATTCTTTGCGCGCATACAAGAATTAGCCGCAACAAACTTTCAATTCTTCAAAGCCTACCTCTTGGCTGCCTTGGTTTACCTAGCCTTGGTATCGGTGATTGTCTTATTTGCTCGCGCGATTGAGCGGCGCTACTTTATTCCTACTTAA
- a CDS encoding CoA-acylating methylmalonate-semialdehyde dehydrogenase: MSTPQAFESKEDIGHFVDGKVVNPKDGRFADVFNPSTGAVARRVSLASRKDVDAAVEVAQKAFESWSQTSPLRRARIMFKYLELLNAHRDELAAIITAEHGKVFTDAQGEVTRGIDIVEFATGIPELLKGDYTEQVSTDIDNWVMRQPLGVVAGITPFNFPVMVPMWMFPVAIACGNTFILKPSPTDPSASLLMAKLLKEAGLPDGVFNVVQGDKEAVDALIENPDVKAVSFVGSTPIANYIYERCAHFGKRSQALGGAKNHMVVMPDADIDKTIDALIGAAYGSAGERCMAISVAVLVGDVAEKIMPKLIERTKTLKVKNGMELDAEMGPIVTKAALERITGYIESGVASGAKLLVDGRGLKVPGHENGFFIGGTLFDNVTPEMKIYLEEIFGPVLSCVRVANFTEALNLVNACEYGNGVACFTSDGNIAREFARRVQVGMVGINVPIPVPMAWHGFGGWKKSLFGDMHAYGKEGVRFYTKQKSVMQRWPESIAKGAEFVMPTSK; encoded by the coding sequence ATGAGCACACCACAAGCCTTTGAATCAAAAGAAGATATTGGTCATTTTGTTGATGGTAAAGTCGTCAACCCAAAAGACGGTCGTTTTGCCGATGTCTTTAACCCTTCTACAGGAGCCGTTGCAAGACGCGTTTCTTTAGCTAGCCGCAAGGATGTTGATGCTGCCGTGGAAGTTGCCCAAAAGGCCTTTGAAAGCTGGAGCCAAACCTCCCCATTGCGCCGCGCACGCATCATGTTCAAGTACCTTGAGCTACTCAATGCCCATCGTGATGAATTGGCTGCCATCATTACTGCCGAACACGGCAAAGTATTTACTGATGCCCAAGGCGAAGTCACGCGCGGTATTGATATCGTTGAATTTGCTACCGGCATTCCGGAGCTACTTAAAGGTGATTACACCGAGCAAGTCTCTACCGATATTGATAACTGGGTCATGCGTCAGCCTTTGGGAGTAGTTGCTGGTATTACCCCATTTAACTTCCCCGTGATGGTGCCAATGTGGATGTTCCCGGTAGCCATTGCTTGCGGTAATACCTTCATCCTGAAACCAAGCCCAACCGATCCTTCAGCTTCCCTGTTGATGGCCAAGCTCTTAAAAGAGGCAGGTTTGCCTGACGGTGTATTTAACGTTGTTCAGGGCGACAAAGAGGCTGTTGATGCTTTAATTGAAAACCCTGATGTCAAAGCAGTCAGCTTTGTAGGCTCAACCCCAATTGCTAACTACATTTATGAGCGTTGCGCACACTTTGGCAAGCGTTCACAGGCATTGGGTGGCGCTAAGAACCATATGGTTGTCATGCCCGATGCAGATATCGATAAAACGATTGATGCTTTGATTGGTGCAGCCTACGGCTCTGCTGGCGAGCGTTGCATGGCAATTTCTGTAGCCGTTTTAGTTGGCGATGTTGCAGAGAAAATCATGCCAAAGCTGATTGAGCGCACCAAGACCTTAAAGGTCAAGAACGGCATGGAACTCGATGCTGAAATGGGCCCAATCGTAACTAAAGCCGCCTTAGAGCGCATCACTGGCTATATTGAAAGCGGCGTAGCTTCAGGCGCCAAGTTACTCGTAGATGGTCGCGGATTAAAAGTGCCGGGTCATGAGAATGGCTTCTTTATTGGCGGCACCCTGTTTGATAACGTCACTCCAGAAATGAAGATCTACCTAGAAGAAATCTTTGGCCCAGTCTTATCTTGCGTACGAGTAGCAAACTTCACTGAAGCATTAAATTTAGTGAACGCATGCGAGTACGGCAATGGTGTTGCTTGCTTCACAAGCGACGGCAATATTGCCCGTGAATTTGCCCGTCGCGTTCAGGTTGGCATGGTTGGTATCAACGTACCTATTCCAGTTCCAATGGCTTGGCATGGTTTTGGCGGTTGGAAGAAGTCCCTCTTCGGTGATATGCATGCCTACGGCAAAGAAGGTGTTCGCTTCTATACCAAGCAAAAGAGTGTGATGCAGCGCTGGCCCGAGAGTATCGCTAAAGGCGCAGAGTTTGTCATGCCAACTTCGAAGTAA
- a CDS encoding NADH:flavin oxidoreductase/NADH oxidase produces the protein MSLLFSSYTLSSPKGDLKLPNRIVVAPMCQYSAVNGEAQDWHLMHWGNLLNSGAGLFIIEATGVTPEGRITPACLGLWDDRTEAALKDKLSRARKLAPATPVFIQLAHAGRKASSATPWEGGQLLSKEQGGWDTLAPSAIPQLKDERLPHELSKAELAELIDAFVVAAQRAERIGVDGIELHGAHGYLLHQFLSPIANQRTDEYGGSFENRIRFLLELFAAVRNAYQGVLGIRISASDWIEGGWTPQETTDFASRLKPLGCDFVHISSGGISPLQKIAIGPNYQVPFAKIVKDQSGLPTMTVGLITEPQQAEDILQKGDADLIALARAFLYKPRWAWEAAAALGGTVPSNERYWRCLPREAQAIFGDVKVGQR, from the coding sequence ATGAGTCTTCTATTTTCAAGTTACACGCTGAGCTCACCAAAGGGCGATTTAAAGCTCCCCAATCGCATTGTTGTGGCACCCATGTGCCAATACTCAGCTGTAAATGGTGAGGCCCAGGATTGGCATTTAATGCACTGGGGCAATCTCTTGAATAGCGGGGCAGGCTTGTTCATTATTGAGGCCACTGGTGTGACGCCAGAGGGGCGCATTACCCCTGCCTGCCTTGGTTTGTGGGATGACCGTACGGAGGCCGCCCTCAAGGACAAGCTGAGCAGGGCTCGTAAGCTGGCACCAGCAACTCCTGTTTTCATTCAGTTGGCGCATGCTGGCCGAAAAGCCTCTAGCGCTACCCCCTGGGAAGGCGGGCAATTGCTCTCTAAAGAGCAGGGTGGTTGGGATACGCTTGCCCCATCAGCTATTCCTCAGTTAAAGGATGAGCGTTTACCTCATGAACTTTCTAAAGCAGAGTTGGCAGAACTCATTGATGCATTTGTTGTTGCGGCGCAGCGTGCTGAGCGCATCGGCGTTGATGGGATCGAATTGCATGGGGCGCATGGCTACCTCTTACATCAATTTTTATCGCCAATCGCCAATCAGCGCACTGACGAATATGGTGGCTCTTTTGAGAATCGCATCCGCTTCCTCTTGGAATTATTTGCAGCAGTACGTAATGCATATCAAGGCGTATTAGGTATTCGGATTTCTGCCAGCGATTGGATTGAGGGTGGCTGGACTCCACAGGAGACTACGGATTTTGCATCCCGCCTAAAACCATTGGGATGTGATTTTGTACATATCTCATCGGGAGGTATTTCACCATTGCAAAAGATCGCGATAGGACCAAATTACCAAGTGCCATTCGCTAAAATCGTAAAAGATCAATCTGGTTTGCCTACGATGACAGTTGGCTTGATTACAGAGCCTCAGCAAGCAGAAGATATTCTCCAAAAGGGAGATGCAGATTTGATTGCTTTAGCCCGTGCATTTTTATACAAGCCACGATGGGCGTGGGAGGCCGCTGCAGCCTTAGGTGGCACGGTGCCTTCAAATGAGCGTTACTGGCGTTGTCTACCGCGTGAAGCTCAGGCTATATTCGGTGATGTCAAAGTAGGGCAGCGATAA
- a CDS encoding SprT family zinc-dependent metalloprotease, producing the protein MKQHSVRESWLEDAVRHLEPVFSKAGYAIPPVRVSCGFPASSSPRTTLGQCWPRERSGGGVNEIFISPKLDDPVQLLDTLVHELCHAVDDCFSGHGEDFKGIAQTVGLEGPARMAHATEELMVRLMMISQELGPYPHQAIVFPPPRPSNASRNKAKCAQCGYEVTLLKKWATYGAPICPKDNIRMQETVIETIENTTEHDTESVTGTKPKTDEIRRAIS; encoded by the coding sequence ATGAAGCAACACTCTGTAAGAGAATCTTGGCTGGAAGACGCCGTAAGACATTTAGAGCCTGTATTTTCAAAAGCGGGCTACGCAATTCCGCCCGTTCGCGTATCGTGCGGATTTCCAGCCTCTAGCAGTCCGAGAACAACGCTAGGGCAGTGCTGGCCCCGCGAGCGCTCTGGTGGCGGAGTAAATGAAATTTTCATTTCTCCAAAGTTAGATGATCCAGTTCAGCTCTTGGATACCCTGGTTCATGAGTTATGTCATGCGGTAGATGATTGCTTTAGTGGTCACGGCGAGGACTTTAAAGGCATCGCCCAGACGGTCGGTCTAGAAGGCCCTGCCAGAATGGCTCATGCTACCGAAGAGTTGATGGTGCGTCTGATGATGATTAGCCAAGAGCTTGGCCCATATCCGCATCAGGCAATTGTTTTCCCGCCACCAAGACCGAGCAATGCAAGTCGTAATAAAGCCAAATGTGCCCAGTGTGGATATGAGGTGACCTTATTAAAGAAGTGGGCTACCTATGGAGCCCCGATTTGCCCAAAAGATAATATTCGGATGCAAGAGACTGTAATTGAGACAATTGAAAATACGACGGAGCACGATACAGAATCAGTAACCGGCACTAAACCCAAGACCGATGAGATTCGTCGGGCGATTAGCTAA